In Geminocystis sp. NIES-3708, a single window of DNA contains:
- a CDS encoding fructosamine kinase family protein, giving the protein MWSEITNAINQNNDSKFELINYKSIGGGCINQAYQLIGKDKSYFVKLNNASKIEMFLAEVVALEEIYHTNTIIVPKPICYGVSGNNSYLVLEYLNLGRGDSQSWGLLGQKLALLHQIKIKKPFGWHRNNTIGSTPQINNYDDNWANFFAEKRIGYQLKLANRRGGNFTNPQEIIEKVRSILTNHNPFPSLVHGDLWSGNAGFKDNGEGVVFDPACYYGDREVDIAMTELFGGFPSIFYEGYNHQWALDKGYNQRKTIYNLYHILNHFNLFGGSYESQAKTIIMKISNP; this is encoded by the coding sequence ATGTGGTCAGAAATTACTAACGCAATTAATCAAAATAACGATTCAAAATTTGAATTAATCAATTATAAATCTATTGGTGGTGGTTGCATTAATCAGGCTTATCAACTTATTGGGAAAGATAAAAGTTATTTTGTCAAATTAAATAATGCTTCAAAAATAGAAATGTTTTTGGCGGAAGTCGTCGCCCTAGAAGAAATTTATCATACCAATACGATTATTGTACCAAAACCAATTTGTTATGGTGTATCAGGCAATAATAGTTATCTTGTTTTAGAATATCTAAATTTAGGGCGTGGAGATAGTCAATCATGGGGTTTACTAGGACAAAAATTAGCTTTATTACATCAAATCAAAATTAAAAAGCCCTTTGGTTGGCACAGAAATAATACTATCGGCTCAACACCACAAATTAACAATTATGATGATAATTGGGCGAATTTTTTTGCCGAAAAAAGAATTGGTTATCAACTAAAATTGGCAAATCGTCGAGGAGGAAATTTTACGAATCCGCAAGAAATTATTGAGAAAGTAAGATCTATTTTAACTAATCATAATCCTTTTCCATCTTTAGTACACGGTGATTTATGGTCAGGAAATGCAGGATTTAAGGATAATGGAGAAGGAGTTGTTTTTGATCCTGCATGTTATTATGGCGATCGAGAAGTTGATATTGCGATGACAGAGTTATTTGGCGGTTTTCCTAGCATTTTTTATGAAGGTTATAATCATCAATGGGCATTAGATAAAGGCTATAACCAAAGAAAAACCATTTATAATTTATATCATATTCTCAATCACTTTAACTTATTCGGTGGTAGTTATGAGTCTCAAGCTAAAACAATCATCATGAAAATAAGTAATCCTTAA
- the trpE gene encoding anthranilate synthase component I, with protein MIFPDFPEFSALTHKGNFIPIYRELVADLETPVSAWYKVCADQPYSFLLESVEGGENLGRYSFLGCDPVWILEAKGNQTRQIHRDGKTETFTGNPFDIVSHCLTSIQPVNLPQLPSGIGGLFGYWGYELISWIEPKVKIYPPQEGDLPDGIWMQMDNFIIFDQVKRKIWAIAYADLRQKDLTLEDIYHQACDKITKLVLKLQLPLPVLAKPLEFNSSKNNQEPQNTNYISNTSKEVFCQNVEKAKEYIKAGDIFQVVISQRLESQYQGNPFELYRSLRLINPSPYMAYYNFNGWQIIGSSPEVMVKATKTPEGKTKAVLRPIAGTRPRGKTPQEDQLFATDLLHDPKEIAEHVMLVDLGRNDLGRVCVKGSVNVDELMVIERYSHVMHIVSNVVGELADNCTPWDLLKAAFPAGTVSGAPKIRAMEIINELEPERRGPYSGVYGYYDFEGQLNTAITIRTMIVERIDNNDHHRVSVQAGAGLVADSDPEKEYQETLNKARGLLEAIRSLS; from the coding sequence ATGATCTTTCCTGATTTCCCCGAATTTTCGGCTTTAACTCACAAGGGAAATTTTATCCCTATCTATCGAGAATTAGTAGCAGACTTAGAAACTCCTGTGTCAGCATGGTATAAAGTTTGTGCTGATCAACCCTATAGTTTTTTATTAGAATCGGTGGAAGGTGGAGAAAATCTGGGAAGATACAGTTTTTTAGGTTGTGATCCTGTATGGATACTAGAAGCTAAAGGTAATCAAACTAGACAAATTCACCGTGATGGTAAAACAGAAACTTTTACGGGTAATCCTTTTGACATTGTTAGCCATTGTTTAACATCTATTCAACCCGTTAATTTACCTCAATTACCTTCTGGCATTGGTGGCTTATTCGGTTATTGGGGTTATGAACTCATATCATGGATTGAACCTAAAGTCAAGATTTATCCTCCTCAAGAAGGAGATTTGCCTGACGGAATCTGGATGCAGATGGATAATTTTATCATTTTTGACCAAGTTAAACGCAAAATTTGGGCTATCGCCTATGCAGATTTAAGACAAAAAGATTTAACCTTAGAAGATATTTATCATCAGGCTTGTGACAAAATCACTAAATTAGTATTAAAATTACAATTGCCTTTACCAGTATTAGCGAAACCTTTAGAATTCAATTCTAGTAAGAATAATCAAGAACCTCAAAATACGAATTATATAAGCAATACGAGTAAAGAAGTATTTTGTCAAAATGTCGAAAAAGCGAAAGAATATATAAAAGCTGGAGATATATTTCAAGTTGTGATCTCTCAAAGATTAGAATCTCAGTATCAAGGAAATCCTTTTGAGTTATATAGGTCATTAAGGTTAATCAATCCTTCACCCTATATGGCTTATTATAACTTTAATGGGTGGCAAATTATCGGTTCATCTCCTGAAGTAATGGTAAAAGCCACAAAAACTCCAGAAGGCAAAACAAAAGCCGTATTACGCCCTATTGCAGGAACAAGACCTAGAGGAAAAACTCCTCAAGAAGATCAACTATTTGCGACAGATTTATTACATGATCCCAAAGAAATTGCCGAACACGTAATGTTAGTGGATTTAGGTAGAAATGATTTAGGTAGAGTTTGTGTTAAAGGTAGTGTGAATGTGGATGAATTAATGGTCATTGAACGTTATTCCCATGTAATGCACATCGTTAGCAATGTGGTGGGTGAATTAGCAGATAATTGTACTCCTTGGGATTTATTAAAAGCAGCTTTCCCCGCTGGTACAGTTAGTGGTGCTCCCAAAATTCGTGCCATGGAAATTATAAATGAATTAGAACCTGAAAGACGAGGCCCTTACTCAGGTGTTTATGGTTACTATGATTTTGAAGGACAACTAAATACTGCCATCACTATTAGAACTATGATTGTCGAAAGGATAGATAATAATGATCATCATCGAGTATCAGTTCAAGCTGGTGCTGGATTAGTAGCAGATTCTGATCCTGAAAAAGAATATCAAGAAACCTTAAATAAAGCTAGAGGTTTGTTAGAAGCAATTCGTAGTTTAAGTTAA
- a CDS encoding LCP family protein: protein MVKLNHKSTHQSNNSQGKKKSIPVKKSTSPLLQGFIWGGCFTVTAAISSFIGMSIALKSPVSIDINPILEKLEAFKNFGFSSLFAQQLQDPVNILVMGIDRVPNSEENPETRFSGRSDTMLLVRFQPEDHSLKILSIPRDSRVRLPNGSYDKINSANAIGGVPYTKEVIQENLEGINIDKHIRVTTNAFKDLVDLIGGVEVYVPMDMQYTDKTQGLYIDLKEGKQTLNGDQAEQFARFRYDNLGDIGRVQRQQILLKALREKLQSPQAIFKIPQAIKLLQQEIDTDLTQSEILSLSAYSLSLDKQDIHMVMLPGRASYPNEYRLSYWLISPDNKEKVINEYLTNASFLSSNDELNKNIRIGIQNATPNPKLAKKLALLLEKNGFKNVYISVNSPYPTPITKIIVQQGDYQSAKNLYNVLHFGELESSSTGDIDSEITIRLGDDAEKLLLEDSFVK, encoded by the coding sequence ATGGTGAAATTGAATCATAAATCAACCCATCAGTCAAATAACTCCCAAGGCAAAAAAAAATCTATCCCCGTCAAGAAATCTACTTCCCCTCTGCTACAAGGTTTTATTTGGGGTGGTTGTTTTACCGTTACGGCAGCTATCTCTAGTTTTATCGGTATGAGTATTGCTTTAAAAAGCCCTGTATCTATTGATATTAATCCTATCTTGGAAAAACTCGAAGCCTTCAAAAATTTTGGTTTTAGTTCTCTTTTTGCTCAACAATTACAAGATCCTGTTAACATTTTAGTCATGGGTATTGATAGAGTACCAAATAGTGAAGAAAATCCAGAAACTCGTTTTTCTGGACGTAGCGATACAATGTTATTGGTAAGATTTCAGCCTGAAGATCATTCCTTGAAAATTTTGTCTATACCTAGAGATAGTCGTGTGCGTTTACCCAACGGAAGCTACGATAAAATCAATAGTGCTAATGCCATCGGTGGTGTGCCTTATACTAAAGAAGTTATTCAAGAAAATTTAGAAGGAATCAATATAGATAAACATATTCGAGTTACCACTAACGCTTTTAAAGATTTAGTAGATTTAATCGGTGGTGTTGAGGTTTATGTGCCAATGGATATGCAATATACTGATAAAACTCAAGGATTATATATTGATTTAAAAGAAGGTAAACAAACTTTAAATGGTGATCAAGCAGAACAATTTGCTCGTTTTCGTTATGATAATTTAGGGGATATTGGTAGAGTACAAAGACAACAAATATTATTAAAAGCATTAAGAGAAAAATTACAATCTCCTCAAGCAATTTTTAAAATACCTCAAGCAATTAAGTTATTACAGCAAGAGATTGATACAGATTTAACACAATCAGAAATATTGAGTCTTTCTGCTTATAGTTTAAGTTTAGATAAACAAGACATTCATATGGTAATGTTACCCGGAAGAGCGAGTTATCCGAATGAATATCGTCTAAGTTATTGGCTAATTTCTCCTGATAATAAAGAAAAAGTTATTAATGAATACTTAACTAATGCCTCGTTTTTATCAAGTAATGATGAATTAAACAAAAATATTAGAATTGGGATTCAAAATGCGACTCCTAATCCTAAGTTAGCAAAAAAATTAGCTTTATTATTAGAAAAAAATGGCTTTAAAAATGTTTATATCTCTGTAAATTCTCCTTATCCTACACCCATAACTAAAATCATAGTTCAACAAGGAGATTACCAATCAGCAAAAAATCTTTATAATGTCCTTCATTTTGGAGAATTAGAATCTTCCTCTACGGGAGATATTGATTCTGAGATTACTATTCGTCTGGGAGATGATGCAGAAAAACTACTCTTAGAAGATAGCTTTGTTAAATAA
- a CDS encoding mannose-1-phosphate guanylyltransferase, which produces MKNTFVTVILAGGKGERFWPLSRLQNPKQFLSLDGSGKSLLENTANRLLNLANGWENIVVITSELLAEAVKQLLPLLPSDNILVEPVGKDTAAAVAWASLYIKAHYGENAIAGFFPADHYIGNQEEFEKIINTAINFATKNDAIVTLGIKPDYPSTGYGYIEQGKSKTEINELPIYKVSRFAEKPDEETAKKFIATGKYSWNSGMFIFQVGVVLKELANYAPQILQPLQEKGQLAYQELEKISIDYALMEKTALAYVIPADFDWDDLGDWNALERLLTAENNNVVIGNHIGEDTKNSIIYNNQEEEVIMTIGLENVVIVRDGNATLVVNKHKTQDIKKALKILQERKDSQFFL; this is translated from the coding sequence ATGAAAAATACATTTGTAACTGTTATTTTAGCGGGAGGAAAAGGTGAAAGATTTTGGCCTTTAAGTCGATTACAAAATCCTAAACAATTTCTTTCTCTCGATGGTAGTGGCAAAAGTTTGTTAGAAAACACTGCTAATCGTTTATTAAATTTAGCCAATGGTTGGGAAAATATTGTCGTTATCACCTCTGAGTTATTAGCTGAGGCGGTAAAACAACTATTACCTTTATTACCCTCAGATAATATCTTAGTCGAACCTGTGGGAAAAGATACTGCTGCCGCCGTGGCATGGGCTAGTTTATATATTAAAGCTCATTATGGAGAAAATGCGATCGCAGGTTTTTTCCCCGCAGATCATTATATTGGTAATCAAGAAGAATTTGAAAAAATTATTAACACTGCCATAAATTTTGCTACAAAAAATGATGCTATTGTGACATTAGGCATTAAACCAGATTATCCCAGCACGGGTTATGGTTATATTGAACAAGGAAAAAGCAAGACAGAAATTAATGAGTTGCCGATATATAAAGTAAGTCGCTTTGCGGAAAAACCTGATGAAGAAACAGCGAAAAAATTTATTGCTACGGGTAAGTATAGCTGGAATAGTGGGATGTTTATTTTTCAAGTCGGAGTTGTTTTAAAAGAATTAGCTAATTATGCACCACAAATTTTACAACCGTTACAAGAAAAAGGACAATTAGCCTATCAAGAATTAGAAAAAATTAGTATTGATTATGCCTTGATGGAAAAAACTGCCCTTGCTTACGTTATCCCTGCGGATTTCGATTGGGATGATTTAGGAGATTGGAATGCTTTAGAAAGATTATTAACTGCTGAAAATAATAATGTGGTAATAGGGAATCATATCGGGGAAGATACAAAAAATTCTATTATTTATAACAACCAAGAAGAGGAAGTGATTATGACAATTGGTTTAGAAAATGTGGTAATAGTCAGAGATGGAAATGCAACTTTAGTGGTGAATAAACATAAAACTCAAGATATAAAAAAAGCTTTAAAAATTTTACAAGAAAGAAAAGATAGTCAATTCTTTTTGTAA